In Ferroplasma sp., a single window of DNA contains:
- a CDS encoding aminoglycoside phosphotransferase family protein, protein MEDIFNFLSEISKNFPDIIVKKYNRIDTGWMNQIIVVNDELVFRFPRTASAIKKLAMELKLLSVLKQSPVNLPEYKFIHMEYPFFAGYKIIKGDTVENARSLSVNVLNDFIAVLNYMGTFKIDSLKGTLLPLHNASSWIRYEKSLMSSFQASLEENTGTEYFNEIFSLLDIAMSDLNDCDISLIHGDLSRGNVILNRKHSRINGIIDWSDASYGDLALDIAAIIDGFPLRYLPYILQNFSNNFSTRALKRILFYRLVSPLYRAYFLQQTGDEYEAEALCKEILNDRNSPKIKEKIKNKTDNYGLISH, encoded by the coding sequence GTGGAAGACATCTTCAATTTTCTCTCTGAGATTTCAAAAAACTTTCCAGATATTATTGTAAAAAAATATAATAGGATTGATACAGGCTGGATGAATCAAATAATCGTTGTAAATGATGAGTTAGTTTTCAGATTCCCACGGACCGCGAGTGCCATTAAAAAACTGGCCATGGAATTAAAGCTATTATCTGTACTGAAACAGTCACCTGTTAACTTGCCCGAATATAAATTTATCCACATGGAATATCCATTTTTCGCTGGATATAAAATTATTAAAGGCGATACAGTGGAAAATGCAAGGTCACTCAGCGTGAATGTACTTAATGACTTTATAGCAGTGCTGAATTACATGGGAACATTCAAAATCGACTCCCTTAAAGGTACTTTACTGCCTTTACATAACGCCAGTAGCTGGATAAGATATGAAAAATCATTAATGAGTTCATTTCAGGCATCACTGGAAGAAAATACAGGCACAGAATATTTCAATGAAATTTTCAGCTTGCTGGATATAGCAATGTCAGATCTCAATGATTGTGATATATCTTTAATACACGGTGATTTATCCCGTGGAAATGTTATCTTAAATAGAAAACACAGCAGGATTAATGGAATTATAGACTGGTCAGATGCATCATACGGTGATCTGGCACTGGATATTGCAGCAATTATTGATGGCTTTCCACTCAGATATTTGCCCTATATATTGCAAAATTTTAGTAATAATTTCTCCACCAGGGCATTGAAAAGAATATTGTTTTACCGCCTTGTTTCACCGCTTTACAGGGCGTATTTTCTTCAACAAACCGGGGATGAGTATGAGGCAGAAGCCCTATGTAAAGAAATTTTAAACGACAGGAATTCACCAAAAATTAAAGAAAAAATAAAAAACAAGACTGACAATTATGGATTGATATCACACTAA
- a CDS encoding glycosyltransferase family 4 protein: MRVDLRTGRGTENVLFNLLKYVPQDVDITIIEPDNLKQERIPEEEVKKLTAGCHIIKIHKHVYRMDSIIQRVYVNSILRPPYRDLKYAESRGLLSEIKKTDIVYLFQNEYSIFFKGMNIPVIGSGHAFTIGDFVNREDLPHKIYANYLYRTYFKNINGFNYFPKDSEVFSKLNDKWHLKYNFPLPPGVNTELFYPDSHIPGKKLKILFVAALEYSKGLDLLIPLMEKFGESDEIEFHIAGRGPLEEELSKMKYVKYHGRLDNEELAKLYRECDVFVYPSHNDTYSLVTLQALSSGMYVLAGDFFKGIFDDLSKYLEYLPMNIDAFYNRINYIIKDRKIIEHNKQDEYQYVKRNYDWSIIAKRFYDNMNNIYNEFSNEKN; encoded by the coding sequence ATGCGAGTCGATCTCAGGACAGGAAGAGGAACTGAAAATGTACTTTTCAATCTCTTAAAGTATGTACCTCAAGATGTTGACATAACAATAATAGAACCGGATAACCTTAAGCAGGAGAGAATTCCTGAAGAGGAAGTAAAAAAATTAACAGCTGGATGTCATATTATAAAAATACATAAACACGTTTACAGAATGGATTCTATTATACAGAGAGTGTATGTTAATTCTATCCTGCGTCCACCTTATAGAGATTTGAAATATGCAGAATCCAGGGGGCTGTTATCAGAAATCAAAAAAACAGACATAGTATATTTATTCCAAAATGAGTATTCCATATTCTTTAAAGGCATGAATATACCAGTAATAGGGTCAGGGCATGCATTTACAATTGGTGATTTTGTTAACAGGGAAGATTTACCGCATAAAATATATGCGAATTATCTTTACAGAACATATTTTAAAAATATAAATGGTTTTAATTATTTCCCAAAAGATTCTGAAGTTTTCAGTAAATTAAACGATAAATGGCATTTAAAATATAATTTTCCACTTCCTCCTGGGGTGAATACGGAATTATTTTACCCGGACTCACACATACCCGGAAAGAAACTTAAAATTCTCTTTGTGGCAGCCCTGGAGTATTCTAAAGGATTAGATTTGCTTATTCCACTTATGGAAAAATTCGGTGAAAGTGATGAGATTGAATTCCATATAGCAGGTAGAGGGCCATTAGAAGAAGAGCTGTCAAAAATGAAATATGTAAAATACCACGGAAGATTGGATAATGAAGAACTCGCTAAATTATACAGAGAATGTGATGTTTTTGTCTATCCCAGCCATAACGATACCTATTCATTGGTAACATTGCAAGCTCTATCTTCAGGTATGTATGTTCTTGCTGGTGATTTCTTTAAAGGTATCTTCGATGACCTTAGCAAATATTTAGAATACCTTCCAATGAATATAGATGCTTTCTACAATCGAATAAATTATATAATCAAAGATAGAAAAATAATAGAACATAATAAACAGGATGAATATCAATACGTGAAGAGGAATTATGACTGGAGCATAATAGCTAAGAGGTTTTATGATAACATGAATAATATATATAATGAATTCTCTAATGAAAAAAATTAA
- a CDS encoding EamA family transporter yields the protein MLEILIPAFVLIIWTASNTLIKSLTGKMESDNIALIVIGAGIVPMTLSIFMTPHLNIAETTLFLGVTSGIFLSLGYILFYKSLKGENLGSAGVTINMQQIIVISFSLLVLKETVSSLILPAVILILIGSMMVTIKNGFKINRYLMLAALANIIWGIYYMPLSFAILSLHSSVMPLLIARTSGFIMTFIAFETLFMYRRMKQRHITTVTTPNYKAKLSFTLMLAVVAGILDGSGNVFYALSISQGALVLAGALVAMLPATLALSGKFLFREKLSSKQYIGVLLSVAGALLIAL from the coding sequence ATGCTGGAAATACTCATACCGGCCTTCGTACTGATCATCTGGACTGCGTCCAATACCCTAATAAAAAGCCTAACAGGAAAAATGGAAAGTGATAATATTGCATTAATAGTAATAGGTGCCGGAATAGTACCTATGACCCTATCAATATTCATGACACCACATTTGAATATTGCAGAAACGACATTATTTTTAGGTGTAACCTCAGGAATATTCCTTAGCCTGGGATATATACTCTTTTATAAATCCCTGAAAGGAGAAAATCTGGGCAGTGCAGGCGTAACCATTAATATGCAGCAGATAATTGTAATATCATTCAGCCTTTTAGTCCTCAAGGAAACAGTATCATCCCTGATTCTCCCCGCGGTTATACTGATACTGATAGGTTCTATGATGGTCACCATCAAAAATGGATTTAAAATCAACAGGTACCTTATGCTTGCGGCACTTGCCAATATAATATGGGGGATATATTACATGCCCCTCTCCTTTGCCATATTATCACTGCACTCATCTGTAATGCCATTGCTCATAGCTAGGACATCGGGATTTATAATGACTTTCATCGCCTTTGAGACACTTTTCATGTACAGGCGCATGAAGCAGAGGCATATAACAACTGTAACCACGCCGAATTATAAGGCTAAACTGTCCTTTACACTGATGCTCGCGGTTGTCGCTGGAATACTGGATGGATCAGGAAACGTATTCTATGCTCTGTCCATATCCCAGGGTGCACTTGTGCTGGCAGGTGCCCTGGTTGCAATGCTTCCGGCTACCCTGGCACTATCAGGTAAATTCCTGTTCAGGGAGAAATTAAGCTCTAAACAGTATATAGGAGTACTACTATCTGTTGCCGGTGCACTGCTAATAGCCCTATAA
- a CDS encoding DUF1648 domain-containing protein, with protein MLLNVFAEIEIFVSLVVGFSLAFVPYMTEKSINFGIRIPVDKINSDVIRRAKRVYAVSVIIITLVMISLDVALHGITAFTVAMLPIILILGFSVYFAEHYRLLRIKKQENWFEGSKEVVTGQFVIASGGKFPFIYALPGILIILIIFAIGIFYYPHIPSVFPTHFGANGQPNAYSTKTVLSVFLVPVIGAITTLFIIILAYAISPASIREDTAVRHAGERTNIFRHRMVILLSIIPVFINITFGLSSFEEWELIHNLNIAILIAPVLAMVVAVMVISFATGQVGSNVRIRGSVPSEINKQPVRDTADDDKYWKGGVIYVNRNDGRILVPKRFGVGFTFNMGHPAGIAILAALIAIPAIILILIFVVH; from the coding sequence ATGTTACTAAATGTATTTGCAGAAATAGAAATATTCGTATCGCTTGTAGTGGGCTTTTCATTAGCTTTTGTTCCGTATATGACTGAAAAATCCATAAATTTTGGGATAAGGATACCAGTAGATAAAATAAATTCTGACGTCATCCGGAGGGCAAAGCGTGTATATGCGGTATCGGTAATAATAATTACACTTGTAATGATCTCTCTGGACGTTGCCCTGCATGGCATTACTGCTTTTACAGTGGCCATGTTACCGATTATTCTTATTCTGGGATTTTCTGTGTACTTTGCCGAGCATTATAGATTGCTAAGAATTAAGAAACAGGAAAACTGGTTTGAGGGCAGTAAGGAAGTTGTAACAGGCCAGTTTGTAATCGCTTCGGGAGGTAAGTTTCCATTTATATATGCATTGCCGGGAATTCTCATAATTCTGATAATCTTCGCTATCGGCATATTCTATTACCCACATATACCATCGGTATTTCCTACACATTTCGGTGCCAATGGACAGCCAAACGCTTACTCCACCAAAACAGTACTGTCTGTATTCCTTGTTCCGGTAATCGGTGCAATTACCACTCTATTTATCATTATCCTTGCCTATGCAATCAGCCCGGCTTCTATAAGGGAGGATACAGCAGTTAGACATGCAGGCGAAAGAACAAATATCTTCAGGCATAGAATGGTAATTTTACTGTCCATAATACCTGTATTTATAAATATTACATTTGGCCTTTCCAGCTTTGAGGAGTGGGAACTGATTCATAATTTGAACATAGCTATACTAATAGCGCCTGTTTTGGCAATGGTGGTAGCGGTAATGGTTATCTCTTTTGCTACTGGACAGGTAGGTAGCAATGTCAGAATCAGGGGCAGTGTGCCATCTGAGATAAATAAACAGCCGGTAAGGGATACAGCTGATGATGATAAATACTGGAAAGGCGGTGTAATATACGTAAACAGAAACGATGGCAGGATTCTTGTGCCAAAAAGATTCGGAGTGGGATTTACATTCAACATGGGGCATCCTGCAGGAATAGCCATACTGGCAGCATTAATAGCTATTCCAGCAATTATATTAATTTTAATTTTTGTTGTGCATTGA
- a CDS encoding DNA/RNA helicase domain-containing protein, producing MNYLYYNDTKSFLDDYENFDFQELLTKNYRELYSVEPGLFIRNSWSGSIDYLHKIINELDKKGIVLEYIIPAGGERADAILIGKSTDPNLTIIEMKGWRKMETTTSDYFVHADGRMEVNPVYQVMNYEGKIRYGVENAGNFSIDSIVILYNINNQNRYSEKVYFRNNEGCLIDKLRKNLDPGFDERSASLFLNGKYVQNKNLFEAVKSYFMDIKNGAMMALATEGYGLYSEQLTPYEEIIENLISGVPGNYVIHGGPGSGKTLMAINLLLRSLTLEKQSVLAYRNNRMVESLRKMLDGISPGLSTLIKYYSTGRPGNPGVADNGFTAKYNIAIFDEAQRMTINNIENAGNVADISVFFYDDSQILGKREQGTWENFRKYLNNPVEINLKGLYRNGNEYGNFVNELLAGKSPRFHIYYDFKYFSNIDDMLGKLRKRTIEGKKSALVASFTEAKGDIQNPASSENLRIGYPLRSGLDIYKNTDTRIRWLMNPKKDYAPFWVGGDSNRLETCASVYGAQGFEADYTGVIWGRDLVWRGNKWDLGDNCEDFEIKKSFYKGKDGDVNSYNTAMQLLINRYRILLTRGIHGTYIFSEDKETGRYIKGLL from the coding sequence ATGAATTATCTTTATTATAATGATACAAAATCATTTTTAGATGATTATGAGAATTTTGATTTCCAGGAACTGCTAACGAAAAATTATCGTGAATTATATAGTGTAGAACCCGGGCTTTTCATTCGTAACTCATGGTCAGGTTCTATTGATTATCTACATAAAATCATAAATGAACTGGATAAAAAAGGAATAGTGCTGGAATATATAATCCCTGCCGGTGGTGAAAGAGCAGATGCCATACTTATCGGAAAATCTACAGACCCAAACCTGACTATAATTGAAATGAAGGGATGGAGAAAAATGGAAACCACAACCAGTGACTATTTTGTCCATGCCGATGGAAGGATGGAGGTGAATCCAGTGTATCAGGTTATGAATTACGAGGGAAAAATCAGATACGGCGTTGAAAATGCTGGTAATTTTTCTATTGATTCAATTGTAATCCTGTATAATATTAATAATCAGAATAGGTACTCTGAAAAGGTTTATTTTAGGAACAACGAAGGATGCCTAATTGATAAACTGCGAAAAAATCTTGATCCAGGATTTGATGAGAGATCAGCCTCCTTATTTTTGAATGGCAAATATGTGCAAAATAAGAACCTTTTTGAAGCGGTTAAATCATATTTTATGGATATAAAAAATGGTGCAATGATGGCACTTGCCACAGAAGGATACGGGCTATACAGCGAACAGCTGACCCCATATGAAGAAATTATTGAAAATTTAATAAGTGGTGTACCAGGCAATTATGTAATCCATGGTGGCCCTGGTTCAGGAAAAACACTCATGGCCATAAATCTGCTGTTAAGGTCCCTAACACTGGAGAAGCAGTCAGTTCTTGCATACAGAAACAACAGGATGGTTGAATCCTTGAGAAAAATGCTTGATGGCATTAGCCCGGGGCTGTCCACACTGATAAAATATTATTCAACCGGCAGACCTGGCAATCCTGGAGTTGCAGATAATGGCTTCACGGCAAAATACAATATAGCCATATTTGACGAGGCCCAGAGGATGACCATTAATAACATAGAAAATGCCGGCAATGTTGCAGACATATCTGTATTCTTTTATGATGATTCACAGATTCTCGGCAAAAGAGAACAGGGAACATGGGAGAACTTTAGAAAATACCTGAATAATCCTGTAGAAATAAACTTAAAAGGGCTATACAGAAACGGGAATGAATATGGAAATTTTGTAAATGAACTCCTGGCAGGGAAATCTCCACGGTTTCACATCTACTATGATTTCAAATATTTCTCCAATATTGATGATATGCTTGGAAAATTAAGGAAAAGAACCATAGAGGGTAAAAAATCAGCACTGGTAGCCTCATTTACAGAGGCAAAAGGAGATATTCAAAATCCCGCATCTTCTGAAAATCTCCGGATCGGATATCCCTTGCGTTCGGGCCTCGATATATACAAAAATACAGACACCAGAATCAGATGGCTTATGAACCCGAAAAAAGATTACGCACCGTTCTGGGTTGGTGGCGACTCCAATAGGCTTGAGACCTGTGCATCTGTCTACGGCGCCCAGGGATTCGAGGCGGATTACACAGGCGTTATATGGGGTCGTGACCTTGTATGGCGTGGAAATAAATGGGATCTTGGCGATAACTGTGAGGATTTTGAGATAAAGAAATCGTTTTATAAGGGAAAGGATGGAGATGTAAATTCATATAATACAGCAATGCAGCTCCTGATTAACAGATACAGGATACTTCTCACCAGGGGCATCCATGGAACATATATATTTTCTGAGGATAAAGAAACAGGAAGATATATTAAAGGCCTTCTTTAA
- a CDS encoding prolyl oligopeptidase family serine peptidase yields the protein MKNINFEIMDRKTRNYAVEQTGISKNYFNSLYKNAEPLLRPYIFTGRIKDLEMNKDKICFISVDNGKNNLVVNNDTVYSTDGIIAWIKAEDNGDRIALYETNGKDTGTLKIFKEKGLIHEEHGLIHDIIFYHDSFYTVKETRIENAGSIHNSSNTVYINNKKVFWDKVPAGMGIKLDNYGDRVVLTAEDNTKTIVYTGELDDPSTWKKLSEYDKQVKILGYKDNKLCVLAFDGNGIIRYGDEKFYINEPVQDAAIVKDGFLAVCMRDAKSIPMFYNSSGKKIKEFPLDSPTGLISMDSDGNRALLIMGSFGIPYQMYSYEEGKLEKIKSNPVSEFNIEEDFVSMEGYKVHYFFLKSSKETLNTLVYGYGGFNISLVPSYNSLFAYLLDHGFNVVVCNLPGGGEYGEEWHRLGMGKNKINVFSSFQEIIRKFHDAGHRIICYGVSNGGLLSSYTLTSVPELLEGAIIGNPVIDLMKFHKLLAGQYWTSEYGNPDNTEDAAFLEKYSPMDQVKNIKYPPALIYSRLEDDRVHPYHALAFYEKLKETGSDAYLMMGNGGHLGAGMEDMTSETAYIASFIHHVFSNSSR from the coding sequence ATGAAAAACATCAATTTTGAAATAATGGACAGAAAAACCAGGAATTATGCAGTTGAACAGACCGGCATATCCAAAAATTATTTCAATTCCCTATATAAGAATGCAGAACCATTGTTAAGGCCATACATATTTACCGGGAGAATCAAGGATTTAGAAATGAATAAGGATAAAATTTGCTTTATATCAGTCGACAATGGAAAAAATAATCTGGTGGTCAATAATGATACTGTTTATTCTACTGATGGCATAATAGCCTGGATTAAAGCCGAAGATAATGGAGATAGGATTGCATTATATGAAACAAATGGAAAGGATACGGGAACGCTAAAAATATTTAAAGAAAAAGGATTAATACATGAAGAACATGGTCTTATACATGATATAATTTTTTACCATGATAGTTTTTATACTGTAAAGGAAACCAGGATTGAAAATGCTGGAAGCATTCACAACTCATCAAATACCGTTTACATAAACAATAAAAAAGTATTTTGGGATAAAGTTCCGGCGGGCATGGGCATCAAGCTTGATAACTATGGGGACAGGGTGGTGTTAACAGCAGAGGACAACACAAAAACTATTGTGTACACCGGGGAATTAGATGACCCATCAACATGGAAAAAATTGTCTGAATACGATAAACAGGTAAAAATACTGGGTTATAAAGACAACAAACTTTGTGTGCTTGCATTTGATGGAAATGGAATAATAAGATATGGCGATGAAAAATTTTACATAAATGAACCGGTACAGGATGCCGCAATAGTAAAGGATGGATTTTTGGCAGTTTGCATGAGAGATGCAAAGTCAATCCCCATGTTTTATAACAGCAGTGGAAAAAAGATAAAGGAGTTTCCTTTAGATTCACCAACAGGGCTAATTTCCATGGATTCAGATGGAAATAGAGCTCTGCTTATTATGGGCAGCTTCGGCATCCCATACCAGATGTACAGCTACGAGGAGGGGAAACTTGAAAAAATCAAATCAAATCCTGTATCAGAATTTAATATCGAAGAGGATTTTGTTTCCATGGAAGGTTATAAAGTCCATTATTTCTTTCTAAAATCCAGCAAGGAAACATTGAACACGCTGGTATATGGCTATGGTGGTTTCAATATATCACTTGTTCCATCATATAACAGCTTATTTGCCTATCTTTTAGACCATGGATTCAATGTTGTTGTCTGCAATCTACCAGGCGGTGGAGAGTATGGAGAAGAATGGCACAGGCTTGGGATGGGAAAAAACAAAATTAATGTCTTTTCCTCTTTCCAGGAGATAATTAGAAAATTCCATGATGCCGGGCACAGAATTATATGCTATGGGGTGAGCAATGGCGGCCTTCTATCCTCATATACACTTACCAGTGTGCCGGAACTGCTTGAGGGCGCAATTATTGGAAATCCTGTGATTGACCTGATGAAATTTCACAAACTCCTGGCAGGGCAGTACTGGACCAGTGAATATGGCAATCCTGATAATACGGAGGATGCAGCTTTTCTTGAAAAGTATTCACCCATGGATCAGGTAAAAAATATTAAATACCCGCCTGCACTGATATACTCGAGGCTTGAGGACGATAGGGTCCACCCATACCATGCGCTGGCATTTTACGAAAAATTAAAGGAAACCGGAAGTGATGCATATCTTATGATGGGAAATGGTGGCCATTTAGGAGCAGGCATGGAGGATATGACATCTGAAACGGCTTATATAGCCTCATTTATTCACCATGTCTTTTCGAACTCCAGCAGGTAA